Part of the Triticum urartu cultivar G1812 unplaced genomic scaffold, Tu2.1 TuUngrouped_contig_5385, whole genome shotgun sequence genome, ctcccccccccccccctcccccccgcccccgccgccaCCAAGGCGTTCGTGGCGATGCTCCTCAAGGACTACCCCTCCCGCGACTGCGTGCACAAGGTGCTCGACGAGGCGTTCCTCTCCCGGCTCGACACCGTGAAGGAGCTCCTGGGGAAGTACGCCAGCCCCGACTTCAGGATTGCCGTCGACAGCGACGAGCGAGAGGCGATACAGAAGTTGAACCTGCACTCGGCGGTCCTGAATGTGAAGCATCTGCTCTGGCTCATTGAGAGGATGGTGGACATGAGGGTGGCTGATAACGCGGTGAAGCTTTGGAGCGAGCAGGTTGCGCTTGCTGCTGACTTGCAGAAGTTGCTCAATGATGCTGACATGTGGAGGAACATGGCTCCTGGGCTCCCGATGCTTGTGACCAGATGCACCCTCAGGCTCGCTCATTCAGTTATGATTGG contains:
- the LOC125529156 gene encoding BTB/POZ domain-containing protein At5g60050-like, with protein sequence PAPAATKAFVAMLLKDYPSRDCVHKVLDEAFLSRLDTVKELLGKYASPDFRIAVDSDEREAIQKLNLHSAVLNVKHLLWLIERMVDMRVADNAVKLWSEQVALAADLQKLLNDADMWRNMAPGLPMLVTRCTLRLAHSVMIGETLVPRQVRMKLVKSWLPVLNVCRDIAQPMHSGYKSSNCQELEGTFLKIISTLSVPDAQELLQQCLGFSTRNVDDCQHLVTAFKTWFRRASRDPQGPQGGED